Proteins encoded by one window of Paraburkholderia terrae:
- a CDS encoding type VI secretion system Vgr family protein — MIELKTITGRQAYHLNVPGTDSAAALSVVSFEAREKMGAPTEVRIELTHPLQLARADYLNRDATFCIVADDGATRKFSGFITRFSSIRATKDFTKYEVVLKSHFARLEAVTRRKIFQHASTPDIIAAILRGHGLRDHQFLFRLRGRYRTHPFRMQHQMNDLAYVHMLMEKAGIYCYIVETAYGDQVVFGDDLDHYLYVDSQVVVPYRETAGLEAGGVEAVTAIRTHAVTVPQSFMVADYNPEQAWERFRDTANIAPQDPTTYGQPYIYGTHHLDQDGAKWEAQLRHEAAVAWQVVYEGDTTVLALQPGRVLTTDIVLPDALNGQVIVEVTHRGARDVSYTNTYKAIPADRRFRLRLEPDNWAKVIGTLSARVTSPDKYKYAYITADGHYTVRFDADFEKWPNGGESVPLRLAKPFAGKLQTGMHFPALDDAEAVITCRDGDPDKPEIVAFHHHSQASDLVMSDRRWLSRNMIRTQANNKLRMEDWAGQEGIKVSTEHSGKSQLNLGYLVNNKLEYRGEGYELRSSGYGVSRAGKGLHLTTYDRPGATGKQLDMRETIAQLESALATAKALAACASSAKAEPADTDAQQQMKEDFDALTKPGLLMSTPASAGIVAGGSVQLSAQNDISVVGGKNTDWSVLKRFTVAAGEKISLFAQKFGIKAFAAHGPIEIQAQSDAMSLLAAHDLTMASVNGAVRISAKKELTLESGGAFIQIKDGSVTLGGPLDLFIKTITVQKKSAASLNMPLDLNHPALSGLPTTPLTLYTGTSPASRAAIPANMPYSLFAGSTLVKQGVLDETGLVRVDHHPTTTQYTLKLVNGASYTIPVDEQYQGNADNGALANNGLHFHEGAPDVRSRIVDRSEHRSSYNEMLDPEKDA; from the coding sequence GTGATTGAATTGAAGACCATAACAGGACGGCAGGCATATCACCTGAACGTCCCCGGCACGGACAGCGCGGCGGCGCTCTCAGTCGTTTCGTTCGAAGCCAGGGAAAAGATGGGCGCACCGACCGAGGTGCGCATCGAGTTAACTCACCCACTACAGCTTGCGCGCGCTGATTACCTGAACCGTGATGCGACGTTTTGCATCGTGGCCGATGACGGCGCTACCCGGAAATTCTCCGGCTTCATCACACGCTTCTCCTCGATCCGCGCCACGAAGGATTTCACGAAGTACGAAGTTGTCTTGAAGTCGCATTTCGCGCGACTGGAGGCGGTGACGCGCAGAAAAATCTTTCAGCACGCCAGTACACCGGACATTATCGCGGCGATCCTGCGCGGCCATGGATTGAGGGACCACCAGTTCCTGTTCCGTCTGCGTGGCCGGTATCGCACGCACCCGTTCCGCATGCAGCACCAGATGAATGATCTGGCCTATGTCCACATGCTGATGGAAAAAGCCGGCATCTATTGCTATATCGTGGAAACGGCATACGGCGACCAGGTTGTATTTGGCGATGACCTTGACCATTACCTCTACGTCGATTCGCAAGTAGTGGTGCCGTACCGCGAGACGGCAGGTCTGGAAGCGGGTGGCGTCGAGGCAGTGACGGCAATCAGGACCCATGCCGTCACCGTGCCGCAGTCGTTCATGGTCGCGGACTACAACCCCGAACAGGCCTGGGAACGCTTTCGCGATACGGCCAACATTGCGCCGCAGGACCCGACGACATATGGCCAGCCGTATATCTACGGCACACATCACCTGGACCAGGACGGCGCGAAGTGGGAAGCGCAGTTACGCCACGAGGCGGCTGTTGCCTGGCAGGTTGTGTACGAGGGCGATACTACCGTGCTAGCGTTGCAGCCGGGACGCGTGCTAACAACGGATATTGTCCTGCCCGATGCGCTGAACGGCCAGGTGATTGTGGAGGTGACACACCGCGGCGCGCGCGACGTGTCCTACACGAACACGTACAAGGCGATTCCCGCGGACCGGCGTTTTCGTCTCAGACTCGAACCCGACAATTGGGCCAAAGTGATTGGCACACTCAGCGCCCGGGTCACAAGCCCGGACAAATACAAATATGCCTACATAACCGCCGACGGCCACTACACGGTCCGTTTTGATGCCGACTTCGAAAAATGGCCCAACGGCGGCGAAAGTGTGCCGCTGCGCCTCGCCAAACCCTTCGCCGGCAAGTTGCAAACCGGGATGCATTTCCCTGCGCTGGACGATGCCGAAGCCGTGATTACATGCCGGGACGGCGACCCGGACAAGCCGGAAATTGTTGCATTCCATCACCATAGCCAGGCGAGCGATTTGGTGATGAGTGACCGGCGCTGGCTCTCGCGCAACATGATCCGCACGCAAGCGAATAACAAGCTTCGCATGGAAGACTGGGCGGGCCAGGAAGGTATCAAGGTCAGCACAGAGCATTCGGGCAAGTCACAACTGAACCTCGGCTACCTCGTCAATAACAAGCTGGAGTACAGGGGCGAAGGCTATGAGCTGAGGTCTTCAGGCTACGGCGTAAGCCGCGCGGGCAAGGGCCTGCATCTGACGACCTACGACCGGCCCGGCGCCACCGGCAAGCAACTCGACATGCGGGAGACCATCGCGCAGCTTGAAAGCGCGTTGGCGACCGCCAAGGCGTTGGCGGCGTGCGCCAGCAGCGCGAAGGCTGAGCCAGCCGACACCGATGCACAGCAGCAGATGAAAGAGGATTTCGACGCCCTGACGAAGCCGGGGTTGCTCATGAGCACTCCCGCGTCGGCGGGGATCGTCGCGGGCGGCAGCGTGCAGCTTTCGGCGCAGAACGACATTTCAGTCGTGGGCGGCAAGAACACCGACTGGAGCGTGCTGAAACGCTTCACGGTCGCGGCAGGCGAAAAGATTTCGCTGTTCGCGCAGAAGTTCGGTATCAAGGCTTTTGCCGCCCACGGTCCAATCGAGATTCAGGCGCAAAGCGACGCCATGTCGCTGCTGGCCGCCCATGATCTGACGATGGCGAGCGTCAATGGCGCGGTGCGAATCAGCGCAAAGAAGGAACTCACGCTCGAATCGGGCGGCGCGTTCATCCAGATCAAAGATGGCAGCGTTACCCTGGGCGGTCCGCTCGACCTTTTCATCAAGACGATTACGGTCCAGAAGAAAAGCGCTGCGTCGCTGAACATGCCGCTGGACTTGAACCACCCGGCGCTTTCCGGCCTGCCAACCACGCCCCTGACGTTGTATACGGGTACCTCGCCCGCGTCGCGGGCTGCGATTCCTGCAAACATGCCCTACAGCCTGTTCGCGGGCAGCACGCTAGTCAAACAGGGTGTATTGGATGAAACCGGGCTGGTCCGGGTGGATCACCATCCCACGACGACGCAGTACACGCTG